In Argiope bruennichi chromosome 4, qqArgBrue1.1, whole genome shotgun sequence, a single window of DNA contains:
- the LOC129966414 gene encoding uncharacterized protein LOC129966414 yields the protein MASAEVGKFPEPATTIPCWAPWWAMPPDLNLYQCHMGSLSNVVEAKSTTRYMVIHTPNTFHSISPFLINKLILSVIGEVQNIKKLRSGDLLLQVSEKQALQISKMTTLGSFPVETSYHKTMNISRGVLSEPDFIKVSETEFLEELRDQNVCAARRINIRRGDRLVPTQHVVLTFQTPVLPKSIKGGYINCKIRPYIPYPLRCFKCQRYGHSQTSCRNNENICGKCAESGHEMNACTSDILKCVNCSGSHEAFSKSCPKWILEKKIIFLKIKKNITFPEARKMVNDRTPKVGVSYSSAVKSIQNTSCSQTDANITHCNCAITNPVLPTNMSSTCVQLQKTSITSENLSPKKSAPRTSDVSKKQIAKNRKKLKSLATRPHVAEDFLKIDTSSSEFSDMELDSSASLKKNLAEGVKKKKKPPDKE from the coding sequence atggcaagtgccgaggtTGGAAAGTTTCCAGAGCCGGCAActaccatcccttgttgggctccgtggtgggcgatgccgccGGACCTGAATCTTTATCAATGTCATATGGGGTCTTTATCTAACGTCGTCGAAGCCAAATCTACTACTCGATACATGGTCATTCATACACCTAACACTTTTCATTCCATTTCTCCGTTTCtcattaataaacttattttatctgTTATTGGTGaggtacaaaatataaaaaaattacgttCTGGTGATCTACTATTACAAGTGTCCGAAAAACAAGCATTGCAGATCAGTAAAATGACAACCCTGGGTTCCTTCCCAGTAGAAACATCTTACCATAAAACGATGAATATATCACGTGGTGTTCTTTCTGAACccgattttataaaagtttctgaaacagaatttttagaaGAACTACGAGATCAAAATGTCTGTGCCGCTCGTCGCATAAATATTCGACGAGGTGACAGGCTTGTTCCCACGCAACATGTTGTTCTAACATTTCAAACGCCGGTTTTGCCTAAATCCATCAAAGGtggttatattaattgcaaaattcgaCCCTACATCCCTTATCCTCTACGCTGTTTCAAATGCCAGAGGTATGGGCATTCACAAACCAGTTgtcgaaataatgaaaatatctgtGGTAAATGTGCAGAATCTGGGCATGAAATGAATGCTTGCACATCcgatattttgaaatgtgttaaCTGTTCTGGCTCCCATGAAGCATTTTCCAAGTCCTGCCCTAAATGGatcctggaaaaaaaaataattttccttaagataaaaaagaatataactttCCCAGAAGCGCGAAAAATGGTGAACGATAGAACTCCAAAAGTTGGTGTTTCCTACTCATCTGCTGTTAAATCTATTCAGAATACATCCTGTTCTCAAACTGATGCAAATATTACTCACTGTAACTGCGCAATTACTAATCCAGTACTGCCCACTAACATGTCGTCTACTTGCGTTCAGCTTCAAAAAACTTCTATAACCTCTGAAAATTTATCTCCTAAAAAGTCAGCACCACGAACTTCTGATGTTTCAAAAAAACAAATTGCGAAAAACAGGAAGAAATTGAAATCACTTGCAACAAGGCCTCATGttgctgaagattttttaaaaattgatacgtCATCATCTGAATTTTCAGATATGGAGTTGGATTCTTCCGCTTCACTAAAGAAAAATCTTGCAGAGGgtgttaagaaaaagaaaaagcctCCAGATAAAGAGTGA